The DNA window TTCCATCTTTTTGCATTCGTTAATTAAATCGGAAATTCTTTCAATGTCGCTCTTTTCCGAAGTTAATAAAGCAGCCATGAATTCAACGGGGAAATGGGCCTTTAGGTATGCGGTTTGATAGGCGATGGTGGCGTAAGCTGCGGCGTGGCTTTTATTGAAGCTGTAACTGGCAAATGGCTCTATCCAGTCCCAAATTTTTTGAGATACTTCAGGGCTGACATTATTTTTTTTCGCCCCTTCCATAAACTTTGTTTTTTGGGCTAAAAGTAGCTCTTTTATTTTTTTACCGATAGCTCTTCTTAACACATCCGCTTCTCCCAGGGTAAAGCCGGCTAACTTCTGGGCGATTTGCATTATTTGTTCCTGATAAACCGGCAGTCCGTAAGTGGAGGCCAAAATCGGCTCGAGCAAAGGATGAAAATAATCAACGCTTTTTAATTTATTTTTTCTTTGGATATAATCCGGAATAATTGCCATCGGGCCCGGCCGATAAAGGGCGACCATGGCGATTATGTCTTCAAAATTAGAGGGTTTTAATTGTTTCAGATATCTTCGCATTCCGTCGGACTCCAATTGAAAGACCCCCACCGTGTCTCCTTTTTTGAAGATTTGAAAGGTTTGTTTGTCTTCATTTGGGATATCGTCAATATTGATTTTTTTATTTTTAACTTTATAAATTCGAGAAAGCGCGTCTTCGATTATGGTCAGATTTTTCAATCCCAGCAAATCCATTTTTAAAAGACCCAAATCTTCGATGGAATGCATTTCGTATTGGGTGACGATGGCTTCATCGTTTTGGGTGGGGTGTTGGAGGGGAACTATATTTTCTAACGGGTCGTTAGAGATAACTATTCCGCAGGCGTGAGTGGAAGCGTGGCGGGCGCAACCTTCCAGTTTTTTGGCAAAATCAATTAATCTTCTGGCTTCCTCCTCGGCTTCATAAAGTTGGCGGAATTCGGAAATTTTTTCCAAAGAATCATTTAAAGAGAAGCCGAAAGGAATAATTTTAGCCACCCGGTCGCAAAAACTATAAGGCATTCCCAATGCCCGGCCAACATCCCTGATTACGGCCCGAGAACTCATTGTTCCGAAAGTGATAATTTGGGCTACTTTTTCCCGGCCGTATTTTTGGGCGATGTAATCAATCACCTCGTCTCTTCTTCGGTCGGTAAAATCCATATCAATATCGGGCAGGGAAATCCGGTCTTTGTTTAAAAATCTTTCAAATAGTAAATCATATTTTAAAGGGTCAACGTTGGTGATATTTAACAAATAAGCGACAAGTGACCCGACCGCCGAACCTCGTCCCGGTCCCACCACGATTCTATTTTGTTTCGCCCAATTAACAAAATCTTGAACTATCAGAAAGTAAGAGGCAAAGCCGGTTTCGCCGATAACCGACAATTCGTAATTCATTCTTTCTATTACCTCCTTTTTAGGCAAGATTCCGAATCTTTTTTTAAGCCCTTCCATGGAAAGTTCTTTTAAATAACTTTCCGGAGTTTTGCCTTCGGGAACTTGAAAAGAGGGAAGCTTGGTTTCGCCCAATTTAAATTCAAAATTACAAAGAGAAGCTATTTTTTGAGTATTATCAAGAGCTTCGGGAGTTTCTTTAAAAGAATCGGCCATTTCTTGGGCGCTTTTCATTGAAAAATCGTCAATCTTCATAGTTAATCTTTCGGGGTCGTTAATGTCAGCTCCGGTGTTGATCAGCATTAAGACATCCTGGGCATCGGCATCTTCTTTGTTTAAATAATGGACATCGCAAGTCGCTACCAAGGGAATATCCAGCTCTTTTGAAAGTTTTATCAGCCCCTGATTCACCTTTTTTTGTTCTTTTATATTGGGATGGTGCTGGATTTCAAAATAAAAACTGTCCGGTTCGAAAATTTTTTTATATTTTAAAGCCGTTTCCTTGGCTTCGTCTAACCTGTTAGAAAGAATTAATTGGGGAATTTTTCCTTGAATGCAGGCCGTGAGAGCAATTAATCCGGAGCTATGTTTTTTTAATAGCTCATCGTCAATTCTCGGCCTGTAATAAAAACCCCTTAAATGAGCTTGGGTGATTAATTTCACTAAGTTTTTATATCCTTGTTCATTTTTTACCAAGAGTATGAAGTGATATCTTCTGTCGTCGACATTGGGTCTTTTTTCATCCATTGAATTAAAAGCCTGATATACTTCACAGCCGATAATCGGCTTTATTCCTGCTTTTTTCGCTTTTTTATAAAATTCTACGGCGCCGTAAAGGTTGCCGTGGTCGGTTATTGCCAAAGAATCCATGCCTAATTTTTTGACTTGGTCTATCATTTCATCAATCTTTGGCAGGCCGTCAAGCAAGCTGTAGTGGGAGTGGAAATGGAGGTGAGTAAATTTCATAAAAAATAAACTTATCTTATTTTATGTCCTCAAAAAATTTCCGTCAATTAAAAGTTGACAAATAAATTATTTAGATTAAAAAGACAGAGGAGGTTGGAAATGATAAATATAGAAATTCATGGTCTTGGATTGCATATCGCATCAAGAATAAGGCAGGGGATAATCAAGATTTTTTTAGTAGACGAAATAAAAGTATCAATCTTTGATCATTAGATAATAGATGTCAAGCAAAAAGAATCTCCCTTTTTAAGGGTTTACGCCACTTCCCAAGAGAATAGTGAGAAAATCAGAGAGAAATTGTTAGTTTTAGACATGGATATTGAATATATAAGTCTTGATAACTATTGGTACGCTTTTCCAAGAAAAAAACAAGGAGCGAGAAAATATTTCTTCCTCCTTTTTTATTTTATATAGCATCGCAGCAAGTTTTGTTTAAAAAGGGGATCATTGACTTTTTCTATTATTTTGGTATAATAATAAAATTGAAATAGTTCTTTAATAAAAAAGGTTCAAACTTTGAGGCGAGCGTTTTGGACGCCAGAAAACTGGTTTCTAAACCGCTCGTCTCAATTCCGAGACAAGCAGGAAACAAAAAAGGAAGGTATGTCATATGGAAAAAACTTTTAGACTAGCAACAAGCCCAAAACGCAGCCGTGAAATCATGGGAAAGAACTTTTTCGGCCTTGAAGAGATCTTTAGTCACTTCGTGGCTAGAATTACCAAAAAGAAAAAGCAGTTCGCTGCTCTTTCGGAGGTTCCGTTCTCCGAAGCAGTTCTCGAAGAATTAAAGGATACCCATATCCTGATAGCGGTCTTACCGTTCTCAATTCTAGAGATTCGTAGCAAAGTAGCCTCAAGTCTCTTCCTGTCTCACGAAGGCGCTTGGTACAACAAGAAATCATTTGCCAAAAAGCACGGTCAAACAAAATGGCAACTGGTTCGCAAAACCGAAGTGGCAAACTCGACCTCGAAAAGCTGGCGAGAACAGCAAGTGCTGCTCTCAAAAGACGAAGAAGTGCCCACAGCTCAAGTGATGGTATACACCATCATCGGTCATTATCTAGCTACCGGCGAACATCTATTCAAAAACACCAATGTTCGTACCTCATCTGTGGTTTCGAATGGCGGTCACGTCGGTGTCTGCTATATCGATTCAATAGACTCAATCCCTCCACGGATAGGTATCAATATCAACACCTTCTCTGATCGTACTCACTTGGGCATTGCGTCCGCTCGGAAGTTCTGAACCTTAAAGTCTTGAGAATTTGTTTCTCTTGACATTTTGAGCCTTCGGCAAATTTTTTCGCAGTAGGCTCTTTTCTTTTTTGCTTTGTCCGGCATAAATTCTAATGTTTATAGGAGTCATGGGTCATTAAAGTTTTTTTATGTATCTTAGAGGCTAAAGCTTCTTTTTTATTTATTTTTTAAAATGTTAGAATTTAGAAATGGACATTCTAAAGGAAGAAAAAAATCTTTGGAAAAAAAAATTTAAATTTGTAGCCGGTACGGACGAAGTAGGCAGAGGTCCTTTGGCCGGACCCGTTACCGCTTGCGCGGTTTTTGTTTCAAAAAAATTTAGACTTCAGAAAAATTTAAAAAAAATAAAAGATTCAAAAAAATTAACTCCTAAAAAAAGAGAAGAGTTTTGCGAGATTTTGAAAAAACATCCCCAGATTGAATGGGGGATAGCCAATGTTTCGGAAAGAATAATTGATAAAATAAATATTTTTGAAGCGTCAAAACTGGCAATGTTAAGGGCGATCAAAGATTTAAAAAATAAACTAAAGAAAAAGATCGACTTTTTAATTCTTGACGGAAACTTTAAAATAAACTCAAAAATACCCCAAAAACCGATTATTAAGGGTGACAGCAAAGTTTTTTCAATAATGGCGGCTTCCGTGATTGCCAAGGTGACGAGAGATAATTTAATGGCAAAATTAGATAGAAAATATCCAAAATACAAATTTTTAGTCCATAAGGGTTATCCAACCAAGCTTCATCAAAAGCTTTTGAAAAAATACGGGCCTTGCAAGATTCACAGAAAAACTTTCAGTCCCGTTAAAAATTTATTAATCAAGAAATAAACAAAAAAATCATTAGGCAAAAACCTAATGATATGTTAATTTTACTTAGATCTTAAAGGATCGACTCGTACTTTCCAGGTGATTTCTGACTTTTTTGTTCCCGGCAAAAGTTTAACTGTTTTACCAGCAATCAAGCTATCTAGAAATTGCTCGTCAACATTTATACTGGTTTTTGTCTTTATTAATCTGTCCGTGTCTTCCTTAGGAATTCTTAGATCGCATAGGGCTTTCTTTATAGCTTTTTCTATTATTTCTTTTTGGGCCATCGGCGTGCCTTTAAGTATATACGGCGTGGGAAGTGTAATATTCACGATAAAAGTTCTGTTTATTACCATAGAACGCCATTTGCCTACACTTTTTCGAAGCTTAGCTTCGTTCCAAATGATATGCTCACTAGGGGAGACAGTTAAGTTGAAA is part of the Candidatus Nealsonbacteria bacterium genome and encodes:
- a CDS encoding ribonuclease HII, which produces MDILKEEKNLWKKKFKFVAGTDEVGRGPLAGPVTACAVFVSKKFRLQKNLKKIKDSKKLTPKKREEFCEILKKHPQIEWGIANVSERIIDKINIFEASKLAMLRAIKDLKNKLKKKIDFLILDGNFKINSKIPQKPIIKGDSKVFSIMAASVIAKVTRDNLMAKLDRKYPKYKFLVHKGYPTKLHQKLLKKYGPCKIHRKTFSPVKNLLIKK
- a CDS encoding DNA polymerase III subunit alpha is translated as MKFTHLHFHSHYSLLDGLPKIDEMIDQVKKLGMDSLAITDHGNLYGAVEFYKKAKKAGIKPIIGCEVYQAFNSMDEKRPNVDDRRYHFILLVKNEQGYKNLVKLITQAHLRGFYYRPRIDDELLKKHSSGLIALTACIQGKIPQLILSNRLDEAKETALKYKKIFEPDSFYFEIQHHPNIKEQKKVNQGLIKLSKELDIPLVATCDVHYLNKEDADAQDVLMLINTGADINDPERLTMKIDDFSMKSAQEMADSFKETPEALDNTQKIASLCNFEFKLGETKLPSFQVPEGKTPESYLKELSMEGLKKRFGILPKKEVIERMNYELSVIGETGFASYFLIVQDFVNWAKQNRIVVGPGRGSAVGSLVAYLLNITNVDPLKYDLLFERFLNKDRISLPDIDMDFTDRRRDEVIDYIAQKYGREKVAQIITFGTMSSRAVIRDVGRALGMPYSFCDRVAKIIPFGFSLNDSLEKISEFRQLYEAEEEARRLIDFAKKLEGCARHASTHACGIVISNDPLENIVPLQHPTQNDEAIVTQYEMHSIEDLGLLKMDLLGLKNLTIIEDALSRIYKVKNKKINIDDIPNEDKQTFQIFKKGDTVGVFQLESDGMRRYLKQLKPSNFEDIIAMVALYRPGPMAIIPDYIQRKNKLKSVDYFHPLLEPILASTYGLPVYQEQIMQIAQKLAGFTLGEADVLRRAIGKKIKELLLAQKTKFMEGAKKNNVSPEVSQKIWDWIEPFASYSFNKSHAAAYATIAYQTAYLKAHFPVEFMAALLTSEKSDIERISDLINECKKMEIEVLPPDINESFRNFSVIPHKNQIRFGLLAIKNVGEAVVEAIILERKEKGLFKTISDFVSRLNSKVLNKKSLESLIKTGVLDKLEERNKLLFNMEKILDNHREIQKTKNNNQKNLFGELFHSNSAIKLDEAKPATNKEKLTWEKELLGLYISSHPLEGYRKIFEKNVSPIKDAKGKIWGQVIKVGGIISNIKKIITKKGQPMLFVKLEDFHDKIEMVVFPRVMEKNLTAFQENKIVIVKGKVDNRDDSPKIICDEIEEIIEE